The following are from one region of the Paenibacillus sp. KS-LC4 genome:
- a CDS encoding SDR family oxidoreductase: MDYSGKIVLVTGAARGIGFAVAEAYARQGAFVIAADRDSEGAERAALHLQEQGGKAAAYPIDLAQPAEIEAMFAFIGKTYGGLDVLINNAGYAVWKSPYDLAVEEWDALLHTNLRGTFLCAREAAKLMRGNGGGAIVNMASTRAQMSEPNTEAYAASKGGIVALTHALAVSFGPDHIRVNAISPGWIETGDYEALRAKDHSQHPSMRVGKPEDIAKACFYLTDSGNDFVNGINLVVDGGMTRKMIYEE; this comes from the coding sequence ATGGACTATAGTGGAAAAATAGTGCTGGTAACCGGCGCCGCGCGTGGCATCGGCTTTGCAGTTGCCGAAGCCTATGCGAGGCAGGGCGCCTTCGTTATTGCGGCAGATCGCGACAGCGAAGGAGCCGAGAGGGCGGCGCTTCATTTGCAAGAGCAGGGTGGCAAAGCTGCCGCCTACCCCATTGATTTGGCTCAGCCAGCGGAAATTGAAGCGATGTTCGCTTTTATAGGCAAGACCTATGGCGGCCTCGATGTATTAATTAACAACGCGGGTTATGCGGTGTGGAAATCGCCATACGACCTTGCTGTAGAAGAGTGGGATGCGCTGCTCCATACGAATTTGCGCGGCACGTTCCTATGCGCAAGGGAAGCCGCAAAGCTGATGCGCGGCAACGGAGGCGGAGCCATCGTCAATATGGCCTCGACCCGCGCCCAAATGTCTGAGCCGAATACAGAGGCATATGCGGCCTCCAAGGGCGGCATTGTGGCGCTGACGCATGCCCTGGCAGTTTCTTTTGGTCCTGATCATATTCGCGTGAATGCGATCAGCCCCGGCTGGATCGAGACTGGCGATTATGAAGCGCTGCGGGCGAAGGATCACAGCCAGCATCCATCCATGCGGGTCGGCAAGCCAGAGGACATCGCAAAGGCGTGTTTTTATTTGACCGATTCGGGCAATGATTTCGTTAATGGCATTAATCTCGTTGTCGATGGCGGTATGACGCGCAAAATGATTTATGAGGAATAG
- the pyrH gene encoding UMP kinase: MNNRYKRVLIKLSGGAVAGGSEFGFEPDKLEHIASEVLSVVQMGVEVSLVIGGGNIFRGNMGESWGIERAEADNIGTLATVINSLMLRGVLKARTKKEVRVMTALPVSSVAEPYIRLRAVHHLEKGYIVIFAGGNGQPYVTTDYPSVQRAIEVGCDALLVAKQGVDGVLDADPKLHKGARKFKSLHYNDVLEQQLKVMDQSAFILARDYNLPIHVFNFDKPGSMKAICHGSHVGTLISSSSVLEMDA; the protein is encoded by the coding sequence ATGAACAACAGGTATAAAAGAGTGCTGATTAAGCTGAGCGGAGGAGCGGTTGCAGGTGGAAGCGAGTTTGGCTTTGAGCCTGACAAGCTGGAGCATATCGCGAGCGAGGTGTTGTCCGTCGTGCAGATGGGCGTAGAGGTGTCGCTTGTTATTGGGGGCGGCAATATTTTTCGCGGCAATATGGGCGAGAGCTGGGGCATTGAGCGTGCGGAGGCGGATAATATCGGTACGCTGGCGACGGTGATCAACAGCCTGATGCTCAGAGGCGTGCTGAAAGCCAGAACGAAGAAGGAAGTGCGCGTCATGACGGCGCTGCCTGTCAGCAGCGTTGCCGAGCCTTACATCCGCTTGCGTGCGGTGCATCATTTGGAGAAGGGGTATATCGTCATTTTTGCTGGCGGCAACGGGCAGCCGTATGTGACGACGGATTATCCATCGGTGCAGCGGGCGATTGAGGTAGGGTGCGACGCGCTGCTAGTCGCCAAGCAGGGTGTAGACGGCGTGCTTGACGCTGATCCCAAGCTGCATAAGGGAGCGCGAAAATTCAAATCGCTGCACTATAATGATGTGCTGGAGCAGCAGCTTAAGGTGATGGACCAGTCGGCCTTTATTTTGGCGCGGGACTATAATTTGCCGATTCATGTGTTTAATTTCGACAAGCCGGGCTCGATGAAGGCGATTTGCCATGGCAGCCATGTTGGCACGCTGATCAGCAGCAGCTCTGTACTGGAAATGGATGCCTGA
- the thrC gene encoding threonine synthase: MEYISTRGNVGKIGFIDAFLMGLADDGGLLVPNEIPVFSAEKLKAWQNLSYQELVLEIFGFFTNDEIPAEDLRAMVNASYGTFRDPGVTPVRRLKDNLYVLELFHGPTFAFKDIALQFMGELYTYVSRKQSKTIHILGATSGDTGASAIQGVRGKEGIKICILHPHGKVSKVQELQMTTVPDDNVLNLSVDGNFDDCQRIIKDLFADLEFKSANHLCAINSINFVRILAQTVYYFYAYFQVAKQQDVQEVNFSVPTGNFGDIFAGYLAKRMGLPVNKLILATNENNILERFIKEGVYMPGDFRSTYSPSMDIQVASNFERYLYYVLGENPQLITELMNQFRKEGKLVISGEDLLRVQAEFGAHGVGGQECLDTISKYNAETNYLLDPHSACGVAAADQCAQSGDVTISLATAHPAKFDEAIRLCSIEQTFPEQISSLFEKTQRQTRVEGTQEAIVSELLKFYNA; this comes from the coding sequence GTGGAGTATATTAGTACAAGAGGAAATGTAGGTAAAATCGGATTTATCGACGCTTTTCTAATGGGGCTTGCAGATGATGGAGGCTTACTCGTTCCGAATGAAATTCCTGTTTTTTCGGCTGAAAAGCTGAAGGCGTGGCAGAATCTGTCTTATCAGGAGCTGGTACTGGAGATTTTCGGCTTTTTCACGAATGATGAAATTCCGGCGGAGGATTTGCGGGCAATGGTGAATGCCAGCTACGGTACGTTCCGTGATCCGGGTGTAACGCCTGTGCGCCGTTTGAAGGACAACCTGTATGTGCTGGAGCTTTTCCATGGCCCAACCTTTGCCTTTAAGGACATTGCATTACAATTTATGGGTGAATTATATACGTATGTATCCCGCAAGCAAAGCAAGACGATCCATATTCTTGGCGCGACTTCTGGCGATACAGGTGCTTCGGCCATTCAAGGCGTGCGCGGCAAAGAAGGCATCAAAATTTGTATTTTGCATCCGCATGGCAAAGTCAGCAAGGTGCAGGAGCTGCAAATGACGACAGTGCCGGATGACAACGTTTTGAATCTGTCGGTCGATGGCAATTTTGACGACTGTCAGCGCATCATTAAAGATTTGTTCGCCGATTTGGAATTTAAGTCCGCGAACCATCTGTGCGCCATTAACTCCATTAACTTTGTGCGTATTTTGGCGCAGACGGTTTATTATTTCTACGCATACTTTCAGGTTGCGAAGCAGCAGGATGTGCAGGAGGTTAATTTCAGCGTGCCGACGGGCAATTTCGGTGATATTTTCGCAGGCTACCTTGCGAAGCGCATGGGTCTGCCAGTGAACAAGCTGATTTTGGCAACGAATGAAAATAACATTTTGGAGCGTTTCATTAAGGAAGGTGTGTATATGCCGGGAGATTTCCGCAGCACATACAGCCCTTCGATGGACATTCAAGTGGCAAGCAACTTCGAGCGCTATTTGTATTATGTATTAGGTGAAAATCCACAGCTGATTACGGAGCTGATGAACCAATTCCGCAAGGAGGGCAAGCTCGTTATTTCTGGCGAGGATCTGCTGCGGGTACAAGCCGAGTTCGGCGCTCATGGCGTTGGCGGACAGGAATGTCTCGATACGATCAGCAAATACAACGCAGAAACGAATTATTTGCTCGATCCTCACTCTGCTTGCGGCGTGGCGGCAGCGGATCAATGTGCACAAAGCGGCGATGTAACGATTTCGCTGGCGACGGCTCATCCGGCCAAGTTCGATGAAGCGATACGTCTTTGCAGCATTGAGCAGACGTTCCCTGAGCAAATTTCGTCCTTGTTCGAGAAAACGCAGCGCCAGACGCGCGTTGAAGGCACGCAGGAAGCGATTGTCAGCGAGCTGTTGAAATTTTATAACGCTTAA